In Tsukamurella tyrosinosolvens, the genomic window ACGGCAACCTTCTTCGCCTGGGTGGCGAGACCGTCCGCCTGGTCGATCGAGAACTTGATCAGCGGGAGCTCGCCCTCGCAGTTGAAGATCGTCTGCCCGGGGCTCGTGCCGTCGGACGCGATGAAGATGAGCGACTCCTGCTCGCCGCTCTCGCCGAGCTCGAGTCGGGCCGAGCCGACGACGACAGCGGCGAGCGTCGGGTCGTCGTTGCCGCTGTAGGCCATCGTCTTCGCCGCGGCGATCGCGGTGACGAAGTCCTGGGTGTCGATGACTGCGGGCATGGGGCGAGGTCCTTCCGTTGAATGGGTCCCGGTCCGGCTCGCGCGTGGCGGGCTGGCCGCGCCGGCGCGAGCTACTCCCCGCGCGCGGCGTGGCCGGACGCTACTGCGAGGGGCCGCCCTCCCGGCCCTAGGGCGCGGTTCCGCCGAGCACCTCTTTCGGCAGCGAAATCGCCGGCTCAAAGCCCTCCCCAAAAGGCAGGGTCCACCCCTTCTTCGCGCACGCATTCGATCGCCGCCGAGTGTTCCCAACGTGCGTGCGTATGCGCGGGCGCGGGGCGCGCAGCCGAAAATCCAATCAAGGCTCCAACCGCCGCTCAATGCCCCCATCAATCGCCGCCTCAATTCCCGAATCAATTGCCGCATCAGTTCTGCGCTACAAACCGAGATCAGCGTCTCCGACGCTCCAGCTCTCTCCCAGGTCAACGACGGTTTCGTGCAAGTTCCGCAGACCGGCAGCATGCCGTCTCGCCCCATCAATCCGGCGCTCCAAGCGGCAGCACGAGAAGCCGGAACCGCCGCTGGCTTCTGCCGCGCCAGCGGCGGTGAACGATCGCCGCGACCTTTGCCTCGAGGGGCGGGCGAGACCGCGCCGTCTTCGTAGATCGACCGCGGCGACCACCACGATCCGCGGTCATGGCGGAAGCGAAGAAGTCCAGTTCGAAGTTCTCGGCGGCCGGCAAGTTGCTGCTCGTCGCTGTCGGCATCCTCGTGATCGCGCTCGGAGCGAGCTCGATCGTGTCGAAGGTCGGGGTGAACGCCGGGTCCGTGTTCGGCGGCCTCACGAAGTCGGGATCGACGGCCGCGGCCGGAGCCGGCGCGGGGGCCGTCTCGAGTGGGACCGGAACCTACAGCCCCGACCCGTCGACTCTCGCCGTGTCGAGCGCGAGCCCGGGGAAGAAGTACCAGAGAGCAGCCTTCGGCGAATCGTGGACGGACAAGGTCGACGTCGAGGGCGGCGGCAACGGGTGCGATACCCGCAACGACATCTTGCACAGGGACCTGACCAACAAGACGTACGTCAAGACCTCCAAGTGCCCCTACGCGATCGCCACCGGAACCCTCGCCGATCCGTACACCGGCCGCGCGATCTCCTTCACACGCGGAGCCGAAACGTCGAGCACCGTGCAGGTCGACCATCTCGTTGCGCTCGAGAACGCCTGGGACTCCGGCGCGTGGGCGTGGGACGTGGCGCAGCGGACTCGGATCGCCAACGATCCTGCGAATCTTCTGGCTTCGGACGGCAGCGCCAACATGAGCAAGGGGTCCAAGACGGCTGACCGGTGGCTGCCCCCGAACCCCGGATTCCAATGCCGCTACGTCAAGCTTCAGATCATGGTCAAGAACAAGTACCGGCTCACGGTCACTGCTTCGGAGAAGGCGACCATGCAGCGCTTCGCCGGCCGCTGTTGATCGCGCCGCGGACCGTTCTCCAGTCCCGAGCGCTCTACCTTGCGCGGCATGAACAAGACCAATGCCCTCGCTCCCCTGACGCGCATCGCCACCGGTCTCGGTGTCGTCGTTCTCGCGACGACGCTCGTCGCCTGCGGTCCCGACGAGGCCACCGCCGCGCCGGCAGCCTCTGCATCGCCCTCCCCCGTCGCGCTCCCGTCCGAGAGCGCCTCTCCCGAAACATCAGGGGCCGCCGCGCAGGCTTCGGGCGCTGATGCATCGAGCCTGATCGACGAAGCAGCGAAGTCGGCTCGCATCCTGCGATCGGTGCGTGCCGAGTACTCGACGACCGGGATCGAGAACCTGCTCGCCAAGTCCTACGCGGCCGAGATCACGACCACGCCGTCGGTCGCCTCACGGGGCACCGCGAATCTGAAGATCCAGGGCGCATACCGGCAGTCCGACTTCCGCACGATCGACGGAAAGCTCTGGATCAAGGGCACGGACGGCAAGTTCGTCGACGCTGGCCCGGCCCGCGGGAAGTTCGACCCTGCGGTTCTCCTCGACCCGCAGCGCGGCCTCGCGGCGCTGATCGCCTCGACCGAGTCAGCGAAGATCGACGGCGGCCCGGCGAAGCTCGACGGTAAGGACACCGTCAAGGTGGCCGGCACGCTCCCCACCGCCGCGGCCGCGGTGCTGGTCCCCCGCGAATCGCTGGGCGAACGCGACGAGGTGCCGGTCACGCTCTGGTTCACGCCGAACAAGCCGAATGACCTCGTCCAGCTCATCATCAAGGCCGGCGACAGCTCGATCACGCTCAAGCTGAGCAAGGGCGAGCCCTTCACCATCGCCGCCGGCTGACACCGGGAACGGAGCAGGAAATGAACCTCGACACCGCTGACTGCACCTGCGTCTACAGCTGCGCAGACGACCCTGCCACTGCGTGCTCGCTCTCCGGCGAGTGGCATGTTCATCCGGACATGGTGGGCACGCCCGGTCTCTTCGGGCCGTGCCCGGTTCACCCAGACGCTCCTGGCGATCACTGATCTCGACGACGAAGGGCATCTCGTGGGCACATTCGACACGGTCATCGTCGGCGGACTCGGCTACCAGACGAAGGCGTTGGGCGCCGGAATGCGGCACCTCGTTCCTGGCGATCGCGTGCGAGTCGCCTACAAGTCGCAGTCGGAGGAGGAATACGACTTGAGCTACACGCACCCCTACCTCGAGTTGCCGAGGGCCTACACCGTCCTCGCCATCGAAGAGCTCGACGGCGAGGAGGTTGCGGTTGAGATTGTCGATGGCGTTCTCACGGGCATCGTGGACGCTCCGCTCCCCGCACACTTCGACCGCCAGGGGAGGTCGATCGGCGAATCGAGGTACGTCCCGAACATCGCCGCGAACCCGGAGTGGCAGCGCCGGCGGGAGGAGGCCAGCAAGGCCGTTCAAGACGTTCTGCGCCGAAGGCGACAGCCCGTATCGGAGGGAGACAACGATGAGTAACCCCGAACACGGCCTCGAAGTGCCGCACCGCGTGCTGGCATGGTTCGACGCACTTCCTCGCGAGGAGAAGTTCGAGCGCGCAGGGCACCGTCTCGGCGGTCAGAACAAGGAGCGCCAGAGTATCGGCCTGCCCGGCCACTGCGCGATCTGCGCGGTGTTCGGTCACGTTGTGGCGCATCCTGAGCACGGCTGCGTGGACGTGAGCTGCACACTCCCCGCCGCGGATCACGGGCCGGCGACAGCGCTGTGATCGCTGCTCTGCGGGACGCGTCCTGGCACAACTACCCCGACACCTCCTCCACGAAGAAGTACCACTTGTTCCTCGACGGTGACGCGTTGTCGTTGTGTGGACGCGCGGTGATCGCCGACTTCACCGCGGTGCCGGCCCAGGGCGTCGCAGCGTCGGATCGCTGCTTTCGATCGGAGTGCAAGCAGGGCTGGGCGCAGGTTCAGTCGGAGGAGCGGCGATGATGTGTCTTCGTCCTGCTGTCGCACTCGAGGGGATCGGAGGCCTGTGGTGAGCAGTTCGATCGACGGTCCGGCCCCGCGGCCGTGCGAATCGTGTCCGTACCGGAGCGACGTGCCGTCCGGGATCTGGTCGCCCGGCGATTACGCCAAGCTCGAACGCTACGACGCGGAGACGTATGACCAGCCGCAAGCGGTGTTTCGGTGTCACCAGCTCGGGGTCGAAGACCCCCGTGCCCGCATGTGCGCGGGCTGGGTCGGCTGCCACGGCTGGGAGCTGCTCGCTCTGCGTCTGTGGGCCGGCGACCAGAATCCGCGCACGGACGACCAACTCACAGCGGTGATCGAGTACCGCTCCCCCGTTCCGCTCTTCGCCACCGGCGGCGAGGCGGCGGCGCACGGGATGCGCGACATCGAGAACCCGAGCCCGGAGGCGGTCGCCTTGATCGAGAAGGTCACGCGCCTTCGCCCCGAGGTGCAGCAGGACTGAAGTCCTCGACCGGCCGGCGGCCTCAGCCGCCCATCGACGCGCCGTGCATGAGGATCTCGGTCGCCTGGATCGACTCCCGGGTCGTCTCGACCAGGCCGTTCTTGCGCAGCAGCGACAGGTAGTTGCTGAACGTTCCTCCGCCGATCTCGATGTTCGCCTCCGTGGCGACCTGGGCCCGCGGCGCCGCCGCCGGGTAGGCGTTCATCACCGCTTCGAGCATGCGCGCCGCGCCGGTGGGGAGCACGTCGAGGTAGTGGGCCTGGAGCTCCTGCGCGCTCAGCGGGGGCTGGTTTCGACCGACGAGGTCCCAAGCCTTGTCCGTGAGGGTGACCCCCGCGGAGGTCTCGTCGAGCAGGCCGGCTCTGCGGAGCAGGCTGACATAGTTGCTCCAGGTGCCGCCCTTCTGCTTCAGATGCGCGGCGACCGCCCACTGTCGCTGTGTCAGCCGCAGCGGGGCCATACGTGCGAGCGATTCGATCATCCTGGCCGCGCCCGTCGGGAACTTGGGAACATCGACTCCCTGAGCGCGCGCTGATGCCGGCGCACGGCGGGGCGCCGGCACAGGGGCCGCCGGCCGATTCACGGTGCGCTCCGCTCCACCGGGAGCGGGCTCGAGGTTCTCGGCGACCACGGGCTTCTTGGTCGGCTCGGCGGCGTCCAGAGCGTCGAGCGCGCCGCTCAGCGCCTCGACAGCGGAACGAAGAACCTGGCGGGTCCGATCGGCCGCGACCGCCGATTCGAGCTCGGCGACGCGGCGCTGCAGGCTCTGGACGGTGTTCTCGCTCTCGGTGAGTCGACGCGTGAGGTCGTCGGCGCGCTGGTTCGCGGCGTCGAGGGCCTGTCGTTGCGCGGGTGATGCGCCGCGGGCGCGCCCGGAAGCCCCGGAGACTGTGTCCCGTGCTGCGACGATGTCGGTGGTGATCCGTGCGAGGTCGATGTCCGCGCGAGTCCGTGGCACCTTGCGGATCTCGCCGACCCTCGGGGTGACGTGCGAGTCGAATGTGCGGAAGAGCGGGAACTGCGCACGTGTGAGGATGCCGAGGAAGCTCGGTGACCACACCCAGCCGGTACCGGTCTCGAGGGTCGGCAGCGAGCTGATGACCTCCTTCGCGGTGTCCGAGCTCCGGTCGTTGTTGACGCTGATCCACTCCTGGATCGCCTTGATCGTGCGCGGCCCGGACATGCGAAGGAGCACGACGGTCTCCATGAGGTCGAGCACGCTCTTCGCGACTTCCTGGGGGCGCTGGCTCACGACGGTCATGCCGATACCTCGCGTGCGCCCGCGCTTGGCCAGGTCTTCCATGGCGCCGATCAGGCGCGCGGTGTCCGCCGACTGGCGCTGCGGGATGAGCACGTCGGCCTCTTCGACGACCAGGTGCAGAGGGTCGCGGTTGTACCGGTAGAGGCTCTCGGCGAAGGCGGTCGCGAAGCTGTGCGCCTTGCCCTTGCTCATGTGTGAGAGGTCGATCACCGCGGGGATGCGGTCTTTGACGAGGAGCCGGGCGAGGGCATCGCCGTCGCCCGGCTCGATCTCGATGTCTCCGTGGTCGCCACCGAAGATGGTGAAAGGCAGGCCCGGTCCGTCGCCCGCGGCGTCGGACCGGATTCCGTACCAGTCGCCCTTGACGTCGATGACGATCACGGGCAACCCCATGTCGTACATCCGCTCGACGAGCAGGTGTGTGAAGGAGCTCTTGCCCCCGCCACGGTTGGCCAGCACCGCGATGGTCGCCGTGACGACGTCGAGTGGGAGCTCGACTCCATCGGCGAGCTCGATCACGTCACCTCGGGGCCGACTGGTACTCGCGCGTGTGGTCACGTCGCTGTCCTCTCCGGCGTGGCCCGGCCAACACCTAGTCTCCATTTTAGAGATTTGTCACCGATTCGCAAACCTGGATTGCCCCAGTCTCGCCCGGGCGCGGACAGAGAACCGCCCCGAACCGAGAATCCGATTCGGGGCGGTCGGGCGAGGACTCCGTGAGCTACGCCGCGGGCGGCTCCTGAGCATGCTGCTCGGCGGCGCCCATGAGTGCCGCCTGCACCATCACGTAGTCGGCTGCGTCCACGATCAGACGCCCCTGGCCGGGACGCCAGCGGTCCGGCTTGAGGTGGTACGCCTGCCGGATGGGCTGGCCGACCTGCGGTGAGGCAGCGAGCTGCAGCATCGGGGTCTGCATGGCGCCCTGGAGCGCGGCGTAGAGCGGGGCGTCGAACGACCGCTCGTAGAACTTCTGGTTGTCCGTGATGATGAAGTGGACACCGAGGTCGGCGCCGAGGGCGAGCAGTGCGGCCACCGACAGGCCTCCGACCTTGACCTCGTCGAACGGGCTCTTGTGCATGTAGCCCTCGACGAGCGCGTTGAAGTTGTCGATGAACACGTAGACCTCGGGCCCGCGG contains:
- a CDS encoding LppX_LprAFG lipoprotein; its protein translation is MNKTNALAPLTRIATGLGVVVLATTLVACGPDEATAAPAASASPSPVALPSESASPETSGAAAQASGADASSLIDEAAKSARILRSVRAEYSTTGIENLLAKSYAAEITTTPSVASRGTANLKIQGAYRQSDFRTIDGKLWIKGTDGKFVDAGPARGKFDPAVLLDPQRGLAALIASTESAKIDGGPAKLDGKDTVKVAGTLPTAAAAVLVPRESLGERDEVPVTLWFTPNKPNDLVQLIIKAGDSSITLKLSKGEPFTIAAG
- a CDS encoding DUF6283 family protein; amino-acid sequence: MSSSIDGPAPRPCESCPYRSDVPSGIWSPGDYAKLERYDAETYDQPQAVFRCHQLGVEDPRARMCAGWVGCHGWELLALRLWAGDQNPRTDDQLTAVIEYRSPVPLFATGGEAAAHGMRDIENPSPEAVALIEKVTRLRPEVQQD
- a CDS encoding HNH endonuclease family protein; the protein is MAEAKKSSSKFSAAGKLLLVAVGILVIALGASSIVSKVGVNAGSVFGGLTKSGSTAAAGAGAGAVSSGTGTYSPDPSTLAVSSASPGKKYQRAAFGESWTDKVDVEGGGNGCDTRNDILHRDLTNKTYVKTSKCPYAIATGTLADPYTGRAISFTRGAETSSTVQVDHLVALENAWDSGAWAWDVAQRTRIANDPANLLASDGSANMSKGSKTADRWLPPNPGFQCRYVKLQIMVKNKYRLTVTASEKATMQRFAGRC
- a CDS encoding helicase HerA domain-containing protein — its product is MTTRASTSRPRGDVIELADGVELPLDVVTATIAVLANRGGGKSSFTHLLVERMYDMGLPVIVIDVKGDWYGIRSDAAGDGPGLPFTIFGGDHGDIEIEPGDGDALARLLVKDRIPAVIDLSHMSKGKAHSFATAFAESLYRYNRDPLHLVVEEADVLIPQRQSADTARLIGAMEDLAKRGRTRGIGMTVVSQRPQEVAKSVLDLMETVVLLRMSGPRTIKAIQEWISVNNDRSSDTAKEVISSLPTLETGTGWVWSPSFLGILTRAQFPLFRTFDSHVTPRVGEIRKVPRTRADIDLARITTDIVAARDTVSGASGRARGASPAQRQALDAANQRADDLTRRLTESENTVQSLQRRVAELESAVAADRTRQVLRSAVEALSGALDALDAAEPTKKPVVAENLEPAPGGAERTVNRPAAPVPAPRRAPASARAQGVDVPKFPTGAARMIESLARMAPLRLTQRQWAVAAHLKQKGGTWSNYVSLLRRAGLLDETSAGVTLTDKAWDLVGRNQPPLSAQELQAHYLDVLPTGAARMLEAVMNAYPAAAPRAQVATEANIEIGGGTFSNYLSLLRKNGLVETTRESIQATEILMHGASMGG